GATATATAGTGAAAAAAGTTCCGTTAGGAACGATACATATTAACGACGGGTTTTTAACCCGTTGCAAAGAATAACTGTATAAAAAAGTCCCAGCAGGACGACAGATAATAGCGATGGTGGCGTAAATAATCTGTCGGCTGTCGTCTTTAAGTCAAAATCGGCCTATTTTATGAGATTATTAGTGACATTGTTCAAAGATAGGAAACAAGAATGAAATTGTCTGGAAAATCACAAGCAAAACCGATTTTAACTCAAAGGACTTCATAATGATAGCGATGGTGGCGTAAATAATCTGTCGGCTGTCGTCTTTAAGTCAAAATCGGCCTATTTTATGAGATTATTAATGACATCATTCAAAGATAGGAAACAATAATGAAATTGTCAGGAAAATCACAAGCAAAACCGATTTTAACTCAAAGGACTACATAATGATAGCGATGGTGGCGTAAGCCCCTCGAAAAGAAAGACATATAGTGAAAAAAGTTCTGTTAGGAACGATACTTACTAACGCCGGGTTTTTAACCCGGCGAATACGATCCACGACGAAAATAAGTCCCAGCGGGACGACAGATAATAGCGATGGTGGCGTAAGCCCCTCGAAAAAAAGAAGATACAATATTTATCATTTTGTATTTTGCAATCTAAAAAAGCCCCTTGTGGGCGACACAATGATAGCGATGGAGGCGTAAGCCCCTCGTGAAAAAAGACATATAGTGAAAAAAGTTTCGTTAGGAACGATACATATTAACGACGGGTTTTTAACCCGGCGATAAGAAGAATTGATAAAAAAGTCCCAGCGGGACGACAGATAATAGCGATGGTGGCGTAAATAATCTGTCAGCTGTCGTCTTTAAGTCAAAATCGGCCTTTTCTATGAGATTATTAGTGACCTTATTCAAAGATAAGAAGAAAGAATGAAATTGTCTGGAAAATCACAAGCAAAACCGATTTTAACTCAAAGGACTTCATAATGATAGCGATTGTGGCGTAAGCCCCTCGGGGAAAAAGACATATAGTGAAAAAAGTTCCGTTAGGAACGATACATATTAACTACGGGTTTTTAACCCGTTGCAAAGAATAACTGTATAAAAAAGTCCCAGCAGGACGACAGATAATAGCGATGGTGGCGTAAATAATCTGTCAGCTGTCGTCTTTAAGTCAAAATCGGCCTATTCTATGAGATCATTAATGACATTGTTCAAAGATAGGAAACAAGAATGAAATTGTCAGGAAAATCACAAACAAAACCGATTTTAACTCAAAGGACTACATAATGATAGCGATGGTGGCGTAAATAATCTTTCGGCTGTCGTCTTTAAGTCAAAATCGGCCTTTTCTATGAGATTATTAGTGACCTTATTCAAAGATAAGAAGAAAGAATGAAATTGTCAGGAAAATCACAAGCAAAACCGATTTTAACTCAAAGGACTACATAATGATAGCGATGGTGGCGTAAGCCCCTCGAAAAATAGAATTAAGATAAAAGTTCCGTTAGGAACGATACATATTAACGACGGGTTTTTAACCCGGCGATAAGAAGAATTGATAAAAAAGTCCCAGCGGGACGACAGATACTAACGAGGGGTTTTAACCCGGCGAAATAATGAATGGATATAAAAGTCCCGATGGGACTTTAAATTATAAATCCTCTAAATCTTAAAAATCCTGTTCATCCCAGACCTATTATTTTGCTTTTTGCGGAAGAACGGCATCCTGCCGTTCACCCAACAACCAAATTATACAGTTCCCACTCAATTTTAAAATTGTCTGATAGTTTGTTTGTTGTGGTTGACCAGGAGGTCAACCTTCCTATATTTTAGCGACGGGTTAAAACCTGCTGATCTTATCTCTCATCACGCTAATTCACTTTTCCACTTGACAATCTATTACCGTATTTACAAAATTGATTTTGCAGATATAATATAATGGAATTTTAGGCAAAGGCAACCTGTGTGTGAAAAAGAACAGCAAAGCTACAAAAGAGGTGAACTATTATAACTTCCAGTAAGTTATGGGATGCCATAGCACTTATTATGGCTCTCTTAATCAGTTTAGTATTGATTGCTTCACTAACTCAGCTAATTGTGGGTGGTTCAGTTTTGGAAACATTCAGCAAAGTAACTCTGCGCATCATAAATATCCTGTTTGGTATATCCATAGTATTGGTCATTTTGATAGTAGTGATGGAAAATGGTTCTCCGGCGACAACTATGGCTTGGATATTAGTTCTCATATTTTTGCCTATAGTCGGTTTTATTTTGTATTTGTTTTTTGGTAGAAACTGGCGTAAAAAACGCTTATTCAGTAAAAAGGGTTATGCAGACATCCAAAATCTTATAACCTATATCCAAAAATATCCGCTTCCCAAAGAAAATAACTGGCAGACGGAATTAAGCGCGCGTTTAAATAAATTACTGGAAAATAACAGCAAGGCAACGCTGACGATAAATAACGATGTAACTTTGTATTCCGATACCTTACAAGCATTTAAGGCAATTTTGGAAGGGATTGCTTCTGCCCGTTATTTTGTGCATTTGGAATATTTTTCCATTAATGCCGATGAAACGGGTTACGCTTTGCAAAAATTGCTAATTCAAAAGGCGATGGAGGGAGTAGAAATTCGCTTTATTTATGATGATGTTGGTTGTTGGATGTTGAAAAAGAGTTTTAAAAATGAGTTACGCAATGCGGGTGTGGAATTTGTGCCTTTTATGCCGGTCTGGATTCCTTTTTTAAATAGTCGCTTGAACTATCGCAATCACCGAAAACTGGTTATCGTAGATGGGAAAAAGGCATATTTGGGTGGCTTGAACATAGGCGATAAATATTTGGGGCGAAAACGCTATTATGGTTATTGGCGAGATTCCTTAGCTGAAATTGAAGGTCAAGCAGCGCTTGCTTTGCAGGCAATATTTTTAACGGACTGGGATTTTGTGACAGGCAAAAACTTGATGCAAGAATGCCTGCTGGATAAATATCTTCCTGTTCTTCCAGCCGAGAAACAATACTTTTTGCCAATGCAAATTGTTGCCAATGGTCCAGATAGCGATTATGACAGCATTATGCAATTATATTTTGCAGCCATTACTTATGCCAGGAACAATATCAGAATCTCCACTCCCTATCTGGTTTTGAATGAAAGTTTGCTGTCGGCTTTGAAAATTGCTGCAATTAGCAAGGTTAAAATACAAATTCTGGTTCCGGACAAGCCAGATCACTTTCTGGTCTTTTGGGCTTCGCGTAGCTATTTTCAACAGCTTTTGGATGTAGGAGTGGAAATCTGGACTTATCATAAGGGCTTTAACCATTCCAAAACACTAATTGTGGATGAAGAAGTGCTTTTAATAGGAACCGCTAATATGGATATGCGCAGTTTTAATCAAAATTTTGAACTGGCGGCTACAATATATGATAAAAATGTCTGTCTGGAAGCAATCCATCAATTTGAAGAAGACCTAAAATATAGCAGTAAACTTGATCCGGAGAAATTTCAACAACGCAGTATGGTGCAAAAGACCAAAGAATCCATTTGTCGTTTGGTTTCTCCTTTATTATAGAAATGGAATGCTAAATGTGGCGCTAAATCCTATAAGAAATAGGAAGGAAGTTACTTAAAAGCTATGCAGAATTTCAAATTGATGGTGGTAGAGGAGCGATAAAAATCTCGTTCTTCTCTGGAAAATGTGTAAAAGGAAAAAATTATGAAATTTATCAATTATCCGCTTTCCGAAAACCTGGAAACAAAAGTGCAGGATCTTATTGCTCCCAATTGCCTTTTTGTTTTTCCCACTTTAAGTTCGGCTAAAAGAGCCGCCAGAGATTATTTACAAAATTGGGATCTTTCAAATTGCCTTTTTTACAGTATGGAAGAATTACGCGCTGCTCTTATTTTGCCTGAGCAACCTGTTTTAACCGATGAAAAACGCCTACTGTGTCTTTATTTGGTGATGGAAGAAAGCGAGCGAGAATTTTTTCATATCTTTAATTATTCTGATATAGTGGACTGGGGACGGCGTTTTTTTGATTTTTATGAAGAACTTTGCGAAGAATGTGTAGCGATAGAGGCCTTGGAACAATTACCCGATTCCGGAACATTTCATACGCAAGAATGGCAAGAAATATATCTGCAAAAGATTATTACGATTCGTAACAATTACTGTAAATTCATTGGGTCTATGGGTTTTAGCGATGCTATTTTATATCTGTTGCCAGAAAATATTACCGTTCCCTGGCAGGGCTATAATATATATTTTATCAATCAATATTATTACAGCGCTCTGGAAAAACGGCAAATTAAAGCCCTGGAAGATTCTGGAAACAACATAAGCATAGTTACACATAGTTTAGAGATATCAGGCAATGCGGAAAACTGGAAAGTGCAGGACTTTGATTTGCAAAGCGCTTGGAATTCTCTGAAGCGCAAACCTCAAATAGAAATTTTGGAATCGGACAATGAAACTCAGATGGCTTTGGCATTTTTAGCTTGGTTTTCAGAACAAAAAAGGACTAATGGCGCAATTATAGACAGCAGTTTTTATTTAAAAAGTTACAGCCACTTCTTTCCGGAAGAACATTTTGCCAAGCCCGACAGTTATTCTTTCAGTGAAGGAACCATCTATAAAATGCTTGTGGCAGTTCGCGCAGGATTAAAATCAATAAATGAGAGCGAGGGCTCTTTAGCTGTAAAAATACTGGCGAATTATATCTCCGATGATTGGTTTTGTCGCTATTTTTACGCTGAAGAGCTTTGTTTGGATCCAGAGGTATATTTACAGCAACTGCGTATGGAACTTGCCTATTTGATAGACAGGGATTATCTGTATGTGGATTGTGCTTTGTTTGATTCGATAGACAAACCGATGCTAAAAAATCTAATACGGGAATATTATAGATTAATTTACGCTTTCGGCAATATAAAAAACTTAACTGATCTCTGTGCTCTGATAGATGCTGAAAAGGGATTGTCGCTGAACAAATTGCTAAATGAGGAAGAAAAACAATATACCGATATTATGCCGGTTTTTTGGAAACAGATGGCAAATTTCACGGCAATTGAAAATCTGGGTTTGATCAGTTCGTGGCAACAAATTTGGGCGGAAGAAACTTTGGGAGAAAATTTACTGGAATTGCTGGTTAATTATTTGAAAAGCGCTAAAATAACACTGCATCGCAAAGAAAATTTATCACCCGAGTGGGAAATTAGTAATCTACTGGATTCTCGCAATCGAAACTATCGTTCCATAGCTTTTTTGCAGATGATTGAAGGTAGCGTTCCTTCCAGCCCTACTCCGGTTTGGTTATTTAATGAATCCCAGCGGGCAAAATTGGGGCTGAAGACATATAACGATATCAGAAGCAGAGAGCGTTATTATTTCTTTCGGCTTTTGCTGTGCTCTGAGCAGGCAGTTTGCTTAAGCTATGTAAATCAAGAAAAAGATATCAGTCCCAGCTCCTTTTTGGGAGAATTGGCAGAATTTTTAAAAGACCAAGAAGCGGAATTGTTGTCTAAAAAGAAAGTAGTTGTTTCTCTGCAAGAAGTATATAAATCATCAGCCGTCGAAAAGCAAATCGTGGGTGTGGAAGATAATGAACAATGCCAGAGAGAAAAGAACTTTCCCGAAGATTTTTTTATTATCCCTTCCGACCCCGCAATGGATATTCCGCAGGATAAAAATGTTTTGTTTAGTGCATCCTCGCTGATTCAATTCTTGAAAAACCCCTTTCTCTGGTTTGTGGAGAATAAATGCAAACTCTCTCTTCAAAATTGGGAAGCGGAAGAGACCATTAGCTATAAACTCTTTGGAAATATTATGCACACTTATTTTTCCACTACTCTTGCCAAATTGAAAGGTGAGCATACTTCCGTGGAACAACTGGAACAATTGTTCGGAAATAATGAAAAGCTGGAAAGACAATTGAAAGAAGTGATCAATTCCGCCAAACATAAATATCAGATACCCAAAAACTACAATGCCGATTTTTTAGGTGATATTCTGGCAAAGAGATTGGCACAATCGCTCAATATTTTCTATACTGACTGGTTGAAAAAACAGATTGATCGCCGCGAGTTCATTCTCCTTCCCGAAATGGAAGAATTGTATGAAGAAGAGTATGTTTATAAACCCTTAGGAGTAGTTCAATTTGCTGATAACGATTATACACTTTCCATAAAAGGCCGGGCAGACCTGCGGATTGAATTGGAAAATAAGGCATTTATCGTCGATTTTAAAACCGGTAGCCATGACTATCGTCAACTCTGCATATACGAATGGTATTATTATCTTTTGGATGAAGTTTTGCCTGAAGATAGTGTTTCATCTCTATTTTGGAATATATTTGATCCTTCCGGAAAAATGGAAGGCGTGAAGGAAGACAAACGCCAGAAACTTAAAACGCAAATATTTGAACACTTCTTATCCTGCCTTGCAAATGGCTATAGCACGATTACTAAAATTGCCGATAGACAGCGCTTGCAAAATATTACCAGAGCGGACTTGCTGAACATTAAAAAAGGGGGTGTATGATGACGGAAAATAACTGCCGAATAATATGTGCCAGCGCTGGAACGGGAAAGACCTATCGCCTTTCTCTGGAATATATATCGCTGATTTTACAATATTATGGAACAAGTGAATTTTCTCCTGATAATATCCTCGTTTTAACTTTTACCCGCAAAGCAACGGCTGAAATAAGAGAACGCATTGTCAATCATCTGGAATTGTTGCTTTCCGAAAATGAACAGGATTTGGAAAAGCAAAATGAACTGCTGAAAAATCTGCGAGAACTAAGAGAAGAGGAAAACATCCCTTTAAGCGATCTGGAGAAAAACCTCTTGTTTAGCGCGCGTAAAGAAATTATCTGTGATCAGAGCCGTTTACAGGTAATGACAATTGATTCTTACACTGGGCAAATTTTTCGTAATATTGTGCGTCCTTTGCGTAATATTGAACGCTACAACATAGATACCGAAGCGGTGAAAAAAATTATGCCATTTCTATTCAATCATCTGATGAAACCTGATTTTCGCAATCGTTTACAGCGTTTGTTAAGCAGGAAAGTAAGCCGTTCGTTGGATGATTATACTGC
Above is a window of Candidatus Cloacimonas sp. DNA encoding:
- the cls gene encoding cardiolipin synthase; protein product: MALLISLVLIASLTQLIVGGSVLETFSKVTLRIINILFGISIVLVILIVVMENGSPATTMAWILVLIFLPIVGFILYLFFGRNWRKKRLFSKKGYADIQNLITYIQKYPLPKENNWQTELSARLNKLLENNSKATLTINNDVTLYSDTLQAFKAILEGIASARYFVHLEYFSINADETGYALQKLLIQKAMEGVEIRFIYDDVGCWMLKKSFKNELRNAGVEFVPFMPVWIPFLNSRLNYRNHRKLVIVDGKKAYLGGLNIGDKYLGRKRYYGYWRDSLAEIEGQAALALQAIFLTDWDFVTGKNLMQECLLDKYLPVLPAEKQYFLPMQIVANGPDSDYDSIMQLYFAAITYARNNIRISTPYLVLNESLLSALKIAAISKVKIQILVPDKPDHFLVFWASRSYFQQLLDVGVEIWTYHKGFNHSKTLIVDEEVLLIGTANMDMRSFNQNFELAATIYDKNVCLEAIHQFEEDLKYSSKLDPEKFQQRSMVQKTKESICRLVSPLL
- a CDS encoding PD-(D/E)XK nuclease family protein, with translation MKFINYPLSENLETKVQDLIAPNCLFVFPTLSSAKRAARDYLQNWDLSNCLFYSMEELRAALILPEQPVLTDEKRLLCLYLVMEESEREFFHIFNYSDIVDWGRRFFDFYEELCEECVAIEALEQLPDSGTFHTQEWQEIYLQKIITIRNNYCKFIGSMGFSDAILYLLPENITVPWQGYNIYFINQYYYSALEKRQIKALEDSGNNISIVTHSLEISGNAENWKVQDFDLQSAWNSLKRKPQIEILESDNETQMALAFLAWFSEQKRTNGAIIDSSFYLKSYSHFFPEEHFAKPDSYSFSEGTIYKMLVAVRAGLKSINESEGSLAVKILANYISDDWFCRYFYAEELCLDPEVYLQQLRMELAYLIDRDYLYVDCALFDSIDKPMLKNLIREYYRLIYAFGNIKNLTDLCALIDAEKGLSLNKLLNEEEKQYTDIMPVFWKQMANFTAIENLGLISSWQQIWAEETLGENLLELLVNYLKSAKITLHRKENLSPEWEISNLLDSRNRNYRSIAFLQMIEGSVPSSPTPVWLFNESQRAKLGLKTYNDIRSRERYYFFRLLLCSEQAVCLSYVNQEKDISPSSFLGELAEFLKDQEAELLSKKKVVVSLQEVYKSSAVEKQIVGVEDNEQCQREKNFPEDFFIIPSDPAMDIPQDKNVLFSASSLIQFLKNPFLWFVENKCKLSLQNWEAEETISYKLFGNIMHTYFSTTLAKLKGEHTSVEQLEQLFGNNEKLERQLKEVINSAKHKYQIPKNYNADFLGDILAKRLAQSLNIFYTDWLKKQIDRREFILLPEMEELYEEEYVYKPLGVVQFADNDYTLSIKGRADLRIELENKAFIVDFKTGSHDYRQLCIYEWYYYLLDEVLPEDSVSSLFWNIFDPSGKMEGVKEDKRQKLKTQIFEHFLSCLANGYSTITKIADRQRLQNITRADLLNIKKGGV